Below is a window of Streptomyces qaidamensis DNA.
AGCGCGGCCCGCAGCGTCTTGCGGCGCTGGGCGAACGCCGCGTCGACGACGGCGAACACCTCGCGCCTGGAGGCCGTCGTCTTCAGCGGCTCGCTCCGGCGGACCAGCGAGACCAGGCCGCTGTCGACGTTGGGCGCCGGCCAGAACACGGTCCGCCCGATGGCACCGGCGCGCTTGACCTCGGCGTACCAGTTGGCCTTGACCGAGGGGACGCCGTAGACCTTCGAACCGGGCGGCGCGGCGAGCCGGTCGGCGACCTCCGCCTGGACCATGACGAGGGTGCGCTCGATGGTCGGGAAGGTGTCGAGCATGTGCAGCAGGACCGGGACGGCCACGTTGTAGGGCAGGTTGGCGACCAGCGCGGTCGGGGCGGGGCCCGGCAGCTCGGTGACGTGCATGGCGTCCGAGTGGACCAGGGCGAACCGGTCGGCGCGCTCGGGCATGCGGGCCGTGACGGTCGCGGGCAGCGCACCGGCGAGCACGTCGTCGATCTCCACGGCCGTGACCCGGTCGGCGACCTCCAGCAGCGCGAGGGTGAGCGACCCGAGCCCCGGGCCGACCTCGACGACCACGTCGTCGGGGCGGACCTGTGCGGTGCGGACGATACGGCGGACGGTGTTCGCGTCGATCACGAAGTTCTGTCCGCGTTGCTTGGTGGGGCGTACGCCGAGGGCTGCCGCGAGCTCGCGGACGTCGGCGGGGCCCAGGAGGGCGTCGGGGGTGGGGCTGCTGGTCACGGGACAAGGGTACGGGGGTTCGGTTCCCCCCTTGTCCGCCCGCTCATCCGCCCAGCCGTGCCCCGCAGTGCGGCCAGGGGCTTGCCCCCCGCCGCACATACAGCTTCTTCGCCCGGTACGTCTGCTCCGCCGCCGGGGCGTCCTGGGGGCGTCCGTTGCCGCCGAGGGCCTGCCAGGTGCGGGTGTCGAACTGGTAGAGGCCGCCGTAGGTGCCCGAGGAGTCGACCGCGTCGGGCCGGCCGCCGGACTCGCAGGCCGCGAGGCCCTGCCAGTCGAGGTGGTCGGCCCCCCGCACGGAGGCGGGACGCGGTTTCGTGCCGACCTTGACCACCTGCGGGCGTGGCTCGCGCACC
It encodes the following:
- the rsmA gene encoding 16S rRNA (adenine(1518)-N(6)/adenine(1519)-N(6))-dimethyltransferase RsmA, which translates into the protein MTSSPTPDALLGPADVRELAAALGVRPTKQRGQNFVIDANTVRRIVRTAQVRPDDVVVEVGPGLGSLTLALLEVADRVTAVEIDDVLAGALPATVTARMPERADRFALVHSDAMHVTELPGPAPTALVANLPYNVAVPVLLHMLDTFPTIERTLVMVQAEVADRLAAPPGSKVYGVPSVKANWYAEVKRAGAIGRTVFWPAPNVDSGLVSLVRRSEPLKTTASRREVFAVVDAAFAQRRKTLRAALSGWAGSAAAAEEALVAAGVSPQARGESLTVEEFARIAEHKANRHQEKESA